The proteins below come from a single Streptomyces tubercidicus genomic window:
- a CDS encoding NYN domain-containing protein produces the protein MDRCVVLVDAGYLLGAAASLLAGEPARSRITVDHAALIQGLRQRAEADTERPLLRIYWFDGAPDRVPQPEHRRLRVMPRVTVRLGALTRSDGRWAQKGVDAAMHAELTELARNRACSDIVLVTGDGDLLPGLMSAKEHGVAVHLWAVQAADGDYNQSEDLVAEADERRVLDRTWITRAVRAKELGGPCAPPPAPRPEIAAILSAPLPESAAAAAAAAGTEPAEHTHEHNGANGVSRPAAGAGSGPAATGEPGAAGSKVVPTPKDLAGLGRAHAAGQQPPGAGGPQPAAGATLRWSSDKGWVERGGPAGEPDAAALPTLAQLTSAEQRWADREEDITAVSGDPFEVGQVFARRWTDRLSDTAHLQQLSTEYPRIPHRIDGELLRYAARFGLLAHKDDQIDEHDRYAIRAGFWREVDLRTAAEHAPAGD, from the coding sequence GTGGATCGCTGCGTCGTCCTGGTGGACGCCGGGTATTTGCTCGGTGCCGCCGCGAGTCTGCTCGCCGGAGAGCCCGCACGTTCCCGGATCACCGTCGACCATGCCGCCCTCATCCAGGGGCTGCGGCAGCGCGCCGAGGCGGACACCGAGCGCCCGCTGCTGCGGATTTACTGGTTCGACGGCGCCCCCGACCGCGTCCCGCAACCCGAGCACCGCAGGCTCCGGGTGATGCCCCGGGTCACCGTCCGGCTGGGTGCCCTGACCCGCAGCGACGGCCGCTGGGCGCAGAAGGGCGTGGACGCCGCGATGCACGCCGAGCTGACCGAACTCGCCCGTAACCGCGCCTGCTCCGACATCGTGCTGGTCACCGGCGACGGCGATCTGCTGCCCGGACTGATGTCGGCGAAGGAGCACGGCGTCGCCGTCCACCTCTGGGCCGTGCAGGCCGCGGACGGCGACTACAACCAGTCCGAGGACCTGGTCGCCGAGGCCGATGAACGGCGGGTGCTGGACCGGACCTGGATCACCCGCGCGGTACGCGCCAAGGAACTCGGCGGCCCCTGTGCCCCGCCGCCGGCACCCCGCCCCGAGATCGCCGCGATCCTCTCCGCGCCGCTGCCCGAGTCCGCGGCCGCGGCGGCCGCCGCGGCGGGCACGGAACCCGCCGAGCACACCCATGAGCACAACGGCGCCAACGGCGTCTCCCGCCCGGCCGCCGGTGCCGGAAGCGGCCCGGCCGCCACGGGCGAGCCCGGCGCCGCCGGTTCCAAGGTCGTGCCCACCCCCAAGGACCTGGCCGGTCTCGGCCGGGCGCACGCCGCGGGCCAGCAGCCCCCCGGCGCGGGCGGCCCGCAGCCCGCGGCGGGCGCCACCCTGCGCTGGTCGTCCGACAAGGGCTGGGTCGAACGCGGCGGCCCGGCAGGTGAGCCGGACGCCGCCGCACTGCCCACCCTCGCCCAGCTCACCAGCGCCGAGCAGCGCTGGGCCGACCGCGAGGAGGACATCACCGCCGTCAGCGGCGACCCCTTCGAGGTCGGCCAGGTCTTCGCCCGCCGCTGGACCGACCGGCTCTCCGACACCGCGCACCTCCAGCAGCTGTCCACGGAGTACCCGCGCATCCCGCACCGGATCGACGGTGAACTGCTGCGCTACGCTGCCCGGTTCGGACTGCTCGCCCACAAGGACGACCAGATCGACGAACACGACCGCTACGCGATCCGGGCCGGTTTCTGGCGCGAGGTCGATCTGCGGACGGCCGCCGAGCACGCGCCCGCCGGGGACTGA